From Paenibacillus polymyxa, the proteins below share one genomic window:
- the yqfC gene encoding sporulation protein YqfC, which produces MSRMSRKLRKWASETLELPQDILFDLPRLTLIGSRQLYVENHRGVVDFTPDQLVLALAQGRLRVSGHDLIITSILPDQVSVEGHITDIQLEGTEEGS; this is translated from the coding sequence ATGAGCCGGATGAGCCGCAAACTGCGAAAGTGGGCCAGCGAGACGTTGGAGCTTCCGCAGGATATTCTATTTGATCTGCCGCGGTTAACCCTCATCGGCAGCCGCCAGCTTTATGTAGAAAATCACCGGGGTGTGGTGGATTTTACACCAGACCAGCTCGTACTTGCACTTGCGCAAGGCAGGCTAAGAGTGTCAGGCCATGATCTAATCATTACGTCTATCCTGCCAGACCAGGTAAGTGTAGAGGGACATATTACGGATATTCAATTGGAAGGAACGGAGGAAGGCTCGTGA
- the yqfD gene encoding sporulation protein YqfD, whose protein sequence is MKHPALAKLRGTVTLAVEGESVEAFINLLTDHHIPVWNVRPMGTRLAEMNLLLPHVFLLRPLLRRTGCKMHVLKRQGLPFTAVRLAKRKFFLAGLALFWIGLLLMSSLIWDIQVKGNDKLPTEAVLKAARQEGLYPFQWSFRLSSQDKLSRALMQKLPEASWIGVERQGTLVTIQVVEASQPTPPPLYSPRHLISKADAVVTEIFAEQGRPVVHKNTRVKKGAILISGTLGDEENQQQVVAKGEIKGLVWHEYEISSPMVRRSSTYTGNSHDRLYLVLGNRAIQLWGYGKIPYSTHKTTVEHDPLTWRSYKLPMGWMNESVRETKIQEQKLTETEAKMSGIEGARADILAKYGKGTKIMSQKILHEKRENGKVYMKVLFEVEQDIAEELPLVHNQGE, encoded by the coding sequence GTGAAACATCCCGCTTTAGCAAAGCTGCGTGGCACGGTTACCCTAGCTGTCGAGGGCGAAAGTGTGGAAGCTTTCATTAATTTACTCACTGATCACCATATACCTGTTTGGAACGTGCGGCCGATGGGTACTAGACTTGCAGAAATGAACCTTCTGCTGCCGCACGTCTTCCTGTTGCGTCCGCTTTTGAGAAGGACAGGCTGCAAAATGCATGTTCTCAAACGTCAAGGACTTCCCTTTACTGCTGTACGACTCGCCAAACGTAAATTTTTTCTCGCAGGACTGGCCTTGTTCTGGATAGGACTCCTGCTGATGTCATCGCTCATCTGGGACATTCAAGTGAAGGGGAATGACAAGCTCCCAACGGAAGCTGTTCTCAAAGCAGCCCGACAGGAGGGGCTTTATCCGTTTCAATGGAGTTTTCGCCTTTCCAGCCAGGACAAGCTTTCGCGCGCACTCATGCAGAAGCTTCCAGAGGCGTCCTGGATCGGTGTGGAAAGGCAGGGAACCTTGGTGACAATTCAGGTCGTTGAAGCTTCACAGCCTACTCCCCCGCCGCTCTACAGTCCACGTCATCTCATCAGTAAGGCGGACGCGGTAGTCACTGAAATTTTTGCCGAGCAGGGACGTCCTGTTGTGCATAAAAATACACGGGTCAAAAAAGGAGCTATTCTCATTTCAGGAACGCTTGGAGATGAGGAGAATCAGCAACAGGTCGTAGCCAAAGGAGAGATTAAGGGGCTTGTGTGGCATGAATATGAAATTAGTAGTCCCATGGTACGACGCAGCAGCACATATACGGGGAATAGCCACGATCGCTTGTATCTGGTGCTAGGCAACCGTGCGATACAATTGTGGGGATATGGGAAAATACCTTATTCTACACATAAAACAACCGTTGAACATGATCCGCTAACATGGCGTTCTTACAAACTTCCGATGGGTTGGATGAATGAAAGTGTGAGGGAGACCAAGATACAAGAGCAGAAGTTAACGGAAACAGAAGCCAAAATGTCAGGAATAGAAGGCGCACGCGCGGATATTTTAGCTAAATACGGCAAAGGAACGAAAATAATGAGCCAAAAAATTTTGCATGAGAAGAGAGAGAATGGTAAAGTTTATATGAAAGTACTTTTTGAAGTGGAACAGGATATTGCGGAAGAACTTCCGTTAGTTCATAACCAAGGAGAATGA
- a CDS encoding PhoH family protein, with product MAEQQRSIQIALNSAGEGQALFGPQDSFLKLIEAAIPAKIASREAEINVFGDAHEVEVLEQLFDVLLQLIRNGYILTERDVHYAIELAKDLRADQLLDLFKGEITTTFRGKPIRVKTIGQKHYVTTIKKRDIVFGIGPAGTGKTYLAVVLAVAALKEGSVKRIVLTRPAVEAGENLGFLPGDLQEKVDPYLRPLYDALYDVMGPEQTAKALERGLIEIAPLAYMRGRTLDDSFIILDEAQNTTPEQMKMFLTRLGFGSKMVITGDVTQIDLPRGKKSGLIEANAILKGIEEIGFVQFAEEDVVRHSLVQKIIVAYDRVAENQA from the coding sequence TTGGCAGAACAACAACGCAGCATACAAATTGCATTGAACAGTGCGGGAGAAGGTCAGGCGTTATTCGGCCCGCAGGATTCCTTTTTAAAATTGATCGAAGCAGCTATTCCTGCAAAAATAGCATCTCGTGAGGCGGAAATTAATGTTTTTGGAGATGCTCACGAAGTGGAAGTGCTCGAACAATTGTTCGATGTTTTGCTCCAGTTAATTCGTAATGGGTATATACTGACCGAAAGGGATGTCCATTATGCGATTGAGCTGGCAAAAGATCTGCGCGCCGATCAGTTGCTTGATTTGTTCAAGGGAGAAATTACGACAACGTTTCGGGGCAAACCGATTCGTGTCAAAACGATTGGACAGAAGCACTATGTAACCACGATTAAAAAACGCGATATTGTATTTGGGATTGGCCCAGCGGGTACTGGTAAAACCTATCTGGCTGTAGTGCTGGCCGTAGCTGCTCTAAAGGAAGGTTCAGTCAAGCGTATTGTACTGACTCGTCCTGCGGTAGAAGCTGGTGAGAACTTGGGCTTTTTGCCCGGGGATTTACAGGAAAAGGTTGATCCGTATTTACGCCCGTTGTATGATGCCCTATACGATGTGATGGGTCCTGAGCAGACGGCAAAAGCGTTGGAGCGCGGGTTGATAGAAATTGCGCCACTGGCTTATATGCGGGGTCGTACGCTGGATGACTCATTTATTATTTTGGATGAAGCCCAAAATACCACACCAGAACAAATGAAAATGTTTTTGACTCGACTTGGCTTCGGTTCCAAAATGGTTATTACCGGCGATGTTACACAAATTGATTTACCTCGTGGCAAAAAATCCGGTCTAATTGAAGCAAATGCGATTTTAAAAGGGATTGAGGAAATAGGCTTTGTCCAGTTTGCGGAAGAGGATGTTGTCCGTCATTCCCTGGTTCAAAAAATCATCGTCGCTTATGACCGTGTTGCTGAAAATCAAGCATAA
- a CDS encoding HD family phosphohydrolase yields the protein MTSKELSKGKTFQHRMNGWKYSVATRYLLFLFLVVLFYVGFASKLLPERYDIRVNQPSEKEIVAPMQLPNSKATLKAQEESAERVQPMYTIVPIRNDNLITGILDRIERLNQDDQVSRADKISIYKDEIPQRAREFVQNFVNNSRNAVAYPDKLLDEVLEKTKEQTYRIPEETYIKIPRLTSEDIAEMRPVAREIVTGLMNDQITDAQTARAKVAERVSTSSLTKRTSREVVQELARLVITANKFYDDTATKDAKVQAREDTPTVYIKQGEVLVKKGEIITQEIYTLLDENELLKDKINYWPQFGLLMLSMMLALGLFMYIRQFQSRTRNFKYNNAQLLMLVLIFVITVGAMLLISILQTSERSYLGYLAPIALGAMLVTLLLDMSLAFVCAVIFSILASVILNVRQGQIFDFNFGFFALVVCLASIFSTHRASQRSTLFKGSIMVCLFGALAVFSLALIDQGNWTQTTTLYGVAFAFAGGLVTAILVIGLMPFFESTFGILSALKLVELSNPNHPLLRKLLTETPGTYHHSVMVGNLSEAAAEAIGANGLLCRVGSYYHDIGKTKRPSYFIENQNGMENPHDTIEPKLSKSIIIAHARDGVEMQLDYKLPKPIRDIAEQHHGTTFLHYFYHKALREAEERGVEPDFTEDDFRYPGPKAQSKEAAVVGIADSVEAAVRSLRKPTVEQVESMIEKIIKSRLDDHQFNDCELTMRELDIVAQTLKETVMGIFHSRIEYPEERPKPESGKA from the coding sequence ATGACCTCGAAGGAATTATCTAAAGGAAAAACGTTCCAGCATAGAATGAATGGATGGAAGTATAGCGTGGCGACACGCTATCTTCTGTTTTTATTTTTGGTGGTTCTTTTTTATGTGGGTTTTGCGTCCAAGCTGCTTCCCGAACGCTATGACATCCGGGTGAATCAACCGAGTGAAAAGGAAATTGTCGCTCCAATGCAGCTTCCTAACAGTAAGGCGACTTTGAAGGCCCAAGAGGAATCTGCTGAGCGCGTGCAGCCCATGTATACCATTGTACCGATCCGCAACGATAACCTGATTACCGGTATTTTGGATCGAATTGAACGGCTCAATCAGGATGATCAGGTCTCCAGAGCAGACAAGATTTCGATTTATAAGGATGAGATTCCTCAACGTGCACGGGAATTCGTGCAAAATTTTGTGAACAACAGCCGTAATGCAGTTGCCTACCCAGATAAATTGCTGGATGAGGTGCTGGAAAAAACGAAAGAGCAAACGTACCGAATTCCAGAGGAGACATACATCAAAATTCCGCGACTTACATCTGAGGATATTGCCGAAATGCGGCCCGTAGCCCGTGAGATTGTAACAGGATTGATGAATGATCAAATTACGGATGCCCAGACGGCTCGAGCCAAGGTAGCTGAACGGGTGAGTACAAGCTCTCTTACTAAACGTACCTCCCGGGAGGTTGTTCAGGAACTTGCAAGGCTTGTGATTACAGCCAACAAGTTTTATGATGATACAGCTACGAAGGACGCTAAAGTACAGGCTCGTGAAGATACACCGACAGTTTACATTAAACAGGGTGAAGTACTTGTTAAAAAGGGTGAGATTATTACCCAGGAAATCTATACACTGCTTGATGAGAATGAGCTGCTCAAGGATAAGATCAACTATTGGCCACAATTTGGCTTGCTGATGCTGTCTATGATGCTGGCATTGGGTCTGTTTATGTATATTCGTCAATTTCAATCACGAACACGAAACTTCAAGTATAATAATGCACAGTTGCTCATGCTGGTGTTAATCTTTGTGATTACAGTGGGAGCTATGCTGTTAATTTCTATACTGCAGACTAGTGAACGATCCTACCTCGGCTATCTGGCACCTATCGCACTTGGAGCTATGCTTGTAACGCTGTTGCTTGATATGTCGCTGGCATTCGTATGTGCCGTTATATTCAGTATATTGGCAAGTGTTATTTTGAATGTTCGTCAGGGACAAATTTTTGATTTTAATTTTGGTTTTTTTGCCCTTGTGGTCTGTCTGGCGTCGATTTTTTCTACCCACCGGGCCAGCCAGCGTTCAACGCTGTTCAAGGGATCTATTATGGTATGCCTGTTCGGGGCTCTGGCTGTTTTTTCTTTGGCGCTGATTGACCAAGGGAACTGGACTCAAACAACGACACTCTATGGGGTAGCCTTTGCTTTTGCAGGTGGTCTGGTTACAGCGATCCTTGTTATAGGGCTAATGCCATTTTTTGAATCCACCTTTGGCATCTTGTCGGCACTGAAGCTTGTCGAATTGTCAAATCCTAATCATCCATTGCTTCGCAAGCTACTTACCGAGACTCCCGGAACATATCATCATAGTGTAATGGTAGGTAATCTGTCGGAGGCCGCAGCGGAGGCTATAGGAGCAAATGGGTTGTTGTGCCGGGTTGGTTCGTATTATCATGACATTGGTAAAACCAAAAGGCCTTCGTACTTCATTGAAAATCAAAATGGGATGGAAAATCCGCATGATACAATAGAGCCCAAGCTTAGTAAATCCATCATTATAGCCCATGCCCGTGATGGTGTGGAAATGCAATTGGATTACAAGCTACCCAAGCCGATTCGTGATATAGCCGAACAACACCACGGAACGACATTTCTGCACTATTTTTACCACAAGGCATTGCGTGAGGCGGAAGAACGGGGGGTGGAGCCTGACTTCACAGAGGATGATTTCCGTTATCCGGGACCGAAGGCTCAGTCGAAAGAGGCTGCTGTAGTAGGAATTGCTGATAGTGTGGAAGCAGCAGTTCGATCCTTGCGAAAACCTACGGTGGAGCAGGTAGAATCCATGATTGAAAAAATTATTAAGAGCCGTCTTGATGATCACCAGTTTAACGACTGTGAACTGACCATGAGGGAGCTTGATATCGTGGCCCAAACGCTCAAGGAAACAGTAATGGGAATTTTTCATTCCCGTATTGAATATCCAGAGGAAAGACCTAAGCCCGAAAGTGGAAAAGCTTAA
- the ybeY gene encoding rRNA maturation RNase YbeY codes for MGLQLAWNNEQNDMVINESLITMLNTLLEEAGKAEGVIDGEVALTFVNDDQIHELNRDYRGIDRPTDVLSFAMKETLDEELEIIYEPTEENPLNDVPDVLGDIIISVQTAQAQSEEYGHSIEREIGFLFVHGFLHLLGYDHQDDASEAEMMGKQEAVLAQVGLTR; via the coding sequence ATGGGCCTTCAATTAGCTTGGAATAATGAACAAAACGATATGGTAATTAACGAATCGTTGATTACGATGCTGAACACCTTATTAGAGGAGGCTGGCAAAGCGGAAGGGGTTATAGACGGTGAGGTTGCCCTTACTTTCGTGAATGATGATCAAATACATGAGTTGAACAGGGATTATCGCGGAATTGATCGTCCTACTGATGTGTTGTCTTTTGCTATGAAGGAAACACTAGATGAAGAGCTTGAAATTATTTACGAACCGACGGAAGAAAATCCTTTAAACGATGTACCGGATGTTCTAGGAGATATTATTATTTCTGTACAGACAGCCCAAGCTCAAAGCGAAGAATATGGACATTCAATTGAGCGTGAAATCGGTTTTTTGTTTGTTCACGGTTTTCTGCATCTGTTAGGCTATGATCATCAGGACGATGCAAGTGAAGCGGAAATGATGGGTAAGCAGGAAGCTGTGCTGGCTCAAGTGGGGTTGACACGGTAA
- a CDS encoding diacylglycerol kinase family protein — MRRQPWRMTFRYAAEGVVYALRTQVNMRIHAVVALLVIVAGLTLRISRLDWLFVCMAIAIVMVAELINTAVEAAVDLISPDIHPLAKAAKDTAAGAVLLAAVFAVIIGIFVFYRPLLTLMSQLL, encoded by the coding sequence ATGAGACGTCAGCCTTGGAGAATGACCTTTCGCTATGCCGCAGAAGGCGTGGTATACGCTCTGCGTACGCAAGTAAATATGCGGATACATGCGGTCGTGGCGCTCCTTGTCATTGTGGCAGGGTTAACTCTGCGCATCTCCCGGCTCGACTGGTTATTCGTGTGCATGGCCATTGCCATAGTCATGGTAGCCGAACTGATCAACACCGCTGTTGAAGCAGCGGTGGATCTAATCTCACCTGATATTCATCCGCTGGCCAAAGCGGCTAAAGACACCGCCGCCGGAGCCGTGCTCCTGGCAGCGGTTTTTGCTGTAATTATTGGCATATTTGTATTTTATAGACCTTTGTTGACGTTAATGAGTCAGCTGCTTTAA
- the era gene encoding GTPase Era, with translation MAKKHFKSGFVAIVGRPNVGKSTLMNHVIGQKIAIMSDKPQTTRNKIHGVYTTEDTQIVFLDTPGIHKRQSKLGDYMNQTAFNTLGEVEAVLFLIDAAEGLGGGDRFIAEQLKQVKTPVILVLNKIDRIEPEALLPLIEQYRKLYDFAEIVPISAKMGNNVNTLLDQIQKYLPEGPQYYPDDQITDHPEQFVIAELVREKILHMTREEVPHSIAVMIEDMKVQDNGVVHIMAVIFVERDSQKGIIIGKQGAMLKEVGKQARQDIQNLLGSKIFLELWVKVKKDWRNQERVLRDLGFHRDA, from the coding sequence ATGGCTAAGAAACACTTTAAATCCGGCTTTGTTGCTATTGTGGGCAGACCCAATGTCGGAAAATCAACATTGATGAACCATGTCATTGGGCAGAAGATTGCCATCATGTCAGACAAACCCCAAACGACACGGAATAAAATTCACGGTGTATACACCACAGAGGACACACAAATTGTATTTTTGGATACACCGGGGATTCACAAGCGGCAGTCAAAACTGGGCGATTATATGAATCAGACCGCTTTTAATACATTGGGTGAGGTAGAAGCGGTACTTTTTCTTATTGACGCTGCTGAAGGTTTGGGCGGAGGCGACCGTTTTATTGCGGAACAGCTTAAACAAGTCAAAACACCAGTTATATTGGTGTTGAATAAAATTGACCGCATTGAGCCGGAGGCATTGTTGCCCCTGATTGAGCAGTATCGCAAGTTGTATGACTTTGCGGAAATTGTGCCGATTTCGGCCAAAATGGGCAATAATGTTAACACTCTGTTGGACCAGATTCAAAAATACTTGCCAGAAGGTCCGCAATATTATCCTGATGACCAAATTACCGACCATCCAGAGCAGTTTGTCATTGCCGAGCTGGTTCGGGAAAAGATTTTGCACATGACACGTGAGGAAGTACCCCATTCTATTGCGGTTATGATTGAAGACATGAAAGTACAGGATAATGGTGTAGTGCATATTATGGCGGTTATTTTTGTAGAGCGTGATTCCCAGAAGGGGATCATTATCGGCAAACAGGGAGCCATGCTCAAAGAGGTGGGCAAACAAGCTCGCCAGGATATCCAAAATTTGCTAGGCTCCAAAATTTTCTTGGAACTTTGGGTTAAAGTCAAAAAAGACTGGCGTAACCAGGAACGTGTCCTTCGTGACCTGGGCTTCCATCGCGACGCTTAA
- a CDS encoding YqzL family protein, whose product MRDFSWKYFAMTGDVGAYLLYRESAVTREQDTDEGESDEHEEARE is encoded by the coding sequence ATGCGAGATTTTTCGTGGAAGTATTTTGCGATGACTGGAGATGTCGGTGCGTATCTGTTATACAGGGAGAGCGCCGTGACAAGGGAGCAAGACACGGATGAAGGAGAGTCGGACGAGCATGAAGAAGCCCGTGAATAG
- the glyQ gene encoding glycine--tRNA ligase subunit alpha has product MNFQQMILTLQQFWSEHNCIIVQPYDTEKGAGTMNPMTYLRSIGPEPWNVAYVEPSRRPSDGRYGENPNRLYQHHQFQVVLKPSPDNIQELYLESLNRLGINPLEHDIRFVEDNWEAPTLGAWGLGWEVWLDGMEITQFTYFQQVGGIDASPVAVEITYGMERLASYIQDKENVFDLEWVNGISYGDVFHQPEFEHSKYTFEVSDVKMLFTLFNMYEEEANKAMAQHLVFPAYDYVLKCSHTFNLLDARGAISVTERTGFIIRVRNLARQVAATYLEEREKLGFPLLKKGGAANV; this is encoded by the coding sequence ATGAATTTTCAGCAGATGATTTTAACGCTGCAACAATTTTGGTCTGAACACAACTGTATTATTGTACAGCCTTATGATACGGAAAAAGGGGCAGGTACGATGAACCCGATGACGTATTTACGTTCAATTGGACCTGAGCCGTGGAACGTAGCTTACGTTGAGCCTTCTCGCCGTCCGTCTGACGGACGTTATGGTGAGAACCCGAACCGCCTGTATCAGCATCATCAGTTTCAAGTGGTTTTAAAGCCTTCACCTGATAATATTCAGGAATTGTATTTGGAGAGTTTGAACCGTTTGGGGATTAACCCACTGGAGCATGATATTCGTTTCGTGGAAGACAACTGGGAAGCACCGACGCTGGGAGCCTGGGGGTTAGGTTGGGAAGTATGGCTGGACGGTATGGAAATTACCCAATTCACCTACTTCCAGCAAGTGGGTGGTATTGATGCCAGTCCGGTTGCGGTTGAAATTACCTACGGTATGGAGCGTCTTGCTTCCTACATCCAGGACAAGGAAAATGTGTTCGATTTGGAATGGGTCAATGGAATCTCGTACGGTGATGTTTTCCATCAACCAGAATTCGAACATTCCAAGTATACGTTTGAAGTATCTGATGTCAAAATGCTATTTACTCTTTTTAATATGTATGAAGAAGAGGCGAATAAAGCGATGGCGCAGCATCTTGTATTCCCAGCCTATGATTATGTGCTGAAATGTTCTCACACGTTCAACTTGCTGGACGCTCGCGGAGCAATCAGTGTAACGGAACGGACTGGCTTTATTATACGAGTACGCAATTTGGCGCGTCAGGTCGCTGCGACCTATCTAGAGGAGCGCGAGAAGCTGGGCTTCCCGCTGTTGAAGAAAGGAGGTGCGGCAAATGTCTAA
- the glyS gene encoding glycine--tRNA ligase subunit beta produces MSKDLLFEIGLEEVPARFIPNAIQQLKERMTAWLDSSRIAYSAVEAYATPRRLAVLVKEVAEKQEDINEEVKGPSRKIALDEAGNWSKAALGFARSQGVDPEQFTFKELGGVEYIYATKSSIGVPTADVLSEGLLHILHAMTFPKFMRWASYDFKFVRPIRWLVALFGSDIVNLEIAGVQSGNVTRGHRFLGQEAVVESPADYVEVLRKQHVIVDIEERQSLIVKQIEALAAEKDWTIAVKDDLLEEVLYLVETPTVLFGGFDPAFLNIPKDVLITSMREHQRYFPVLDRTGKLLPYFVTVRNGGSQSLEVIAKGNEKVLRARLSDAKFFYEEDQKLEIKDALSKLESIVFHEELGTVGDKVRRIRRIADALAEKLRVSQDTQESVSRAADICKFDLVTQMVYEFPELQGVMGEDYARKAGEKEEVARAVFEHYQPRFAGETVPSTNAGAIVSIADKIDTITGCFSIGIIPTGSQDPYALRRQAAGIVQILLDRKLSATLSDVFNIALDVHSNFGNMKRSADEIRKELHEFFGLRVKKLLSETLRYDVVDAVLSAGYDDVASVVNRGAALMTAVQTGDAFKATVESFNRVGNLAAKAVHKSVNTGEFTEQGEKNLYEAWYGAYESYCTALQEGDATQALTLASSITPAVTAFFDSVMVMAEDDAVRNNRLALLAAIDSELKRFADFSKLVV; encoded by the coding sequence ATGTCTAAGGATTTATTGTTTGAAATCGGGCTGGAAGAAGTGCCTGCACGGTTTATCCCGAATGCGATTCAGCAGTTGAAGGAACGTATGACAGCGTGGCTCGACAGCTCGCGTATTGCTTACAGTGCTGTAGAGGCTTATGCTACACCTCGTCGTTTGGCAGTACTTGTTAAGGAAGTGGCAGAGAAGCAAGAAGATATTAACGAAGAAGTTAAAGGACCTTCCCGCAAAATCGCACTTGATGAAGCCGGTAACTGGAGTAAGGCTGCTCTAGGCTTTGCCCGTAGCCAAGGTGTTGATCCTGAACAGTTCACGTTCAAAGAGCTTGGAGGCGTGGAATATATTTACGCGACCAAGAGCAGCATAGGTGTACCGACGGCAGATGTGCTGTCTGAAGGTTTACTACACATTTTACATGCCATGACATTCCCTAAATTTATGCGCTGGGCGAGTTATGACTTTAAATTTGTTCGTCCAATCCGCTGGTTGGTAGCCTTGTTTGGTAGCGATATTGTTAATTTGGAGATTGCTGGCGTACAGTCAGGGAATGTGACAAGAGGACATCGTTTCCTTGGACAGGAGGCCGTTGTAGAAAGTCCAGCTGACTATGTCGAAGTACTTCGCAAGCAGCATGTCATTGTGGACATTGAGGAACGTCAATCGCTTATTGTGAAGCAGATTGAAGCACTTGCAGCCGAAAAAGACTGGACGATTGCGGTCAAGGACGATTTGCTGGAAGAAGTGCTGTATCTGGTGGAAACTCCAACAGTGCTGTTCGGAGGCTTTGACCCTGCGTTCCTGAACATTCCGAAGGATGTATTGATTACTTCCATGCGTGAACATCAACGCTATTTCCCAGTGCTGGATCGCACAGGAAAGCTGCTGCCATACTTTGTTACGGTACGTAATGGTGGCAGTCAATCGCTGGAAGTCATTGCAAAAGGAAACGAAAAAGTATTGCGTGCGCGGCTGTCTGATGCCAAATTCTTCTATGAAGAAGATCAGAAGCTGGAAATTAAGGATGCACTCTCCAAGCTGGAAAGCATCGTTTTCCACGAAGAGCTGGGAACGGTTGGAGACAAAGTGCGCCGAATTCGCCGCATTGCCGATGCTCTGGCAGAGAAGCTACGCGTTTCCCAAGATACACAGGAATCGGTTAGCCGAGCAGCAGATATTTGTAAATTTGACCTTGTAACACAAATGGTCTATGAATTTCCGGAACTGCAAGGGGTTATGGGCGAAGATTATGCTCGTAAGGCTGGAGAGAAGGAAGAAGTGGCAAGAGCGGTGTTTGAGCATTACCAGCCGCGATTCGCAGGTGAAACGGTTCCTTCAACGAACGCTGGAGCGATTGTAAGTATCGCAGACAAGATAGATACCATTACAGGCTGCTTCTCCATCGGTATTATTCCGACAGGTTCACAGGACCCTTACGCACTTCGTCGCCAGGCAGCGGGTATCGTGCAGATCCTGTTAGATCGTAAGCTTTCGGCTACGTTGTCTGATGTGTTCAATATCGCGCTTGATGTGCACAGCAACTTTGGAAATATGAAACGTTCCGCAGATGAAATACGTAAAGAATTACATGAGTTTTTCGGATTACGCGTGAAGAAACTATTGTCCGAGACACTTCGTTATGACGTTGTGGATGCTGTGCTTTCAGCTGGATATGACGATGTTGCTTCCGTTGTTAACCGCGGAGCTGCGTTAATGACTGCTGTACAAACAGGGGATGCCTTCAAGGCAACAGTCGAGTCTTTTAATCGCGTAGGTAATTTGGCTGCTAAAGCAGTTCATAAGTCAGTGAATACGGGTGAATTTACGGAACAGGGCGAGAAAAACCTATATGAAGCATGGTATGGCGCCTATGAGTCTTATTGTACAGCTTTACAGGAAGGTGATGCGACACAAGCATTGACGCTTGCTTCATCCATTACTCCTGCGGTGACGGCGTTCTTTGATTCCGTTATGGTTATGGCTGAGGATGATGCTGTACGTAATAATCGTTTGGCATTGCTGGCTGCTATTGACTCAGAATTGAAGCGTTTTGCTGATTTTTCCAAGCTTGTAGTTTAA
- a CDS encoding YaiI/YqxD family protein: MGGSGNFPDIRIVVDGDACPVKSEIAETASRFHIDVIMVSSYDHLIQGSKGVSVVKVDRSDQSADLYIANHIRRGDIVTTNDYGLAALALAKGCEVMSFRGTMYRNDSIDFMLDRRHTSAKERKKGRYGKGPKPFTLEDREVFQHKLTKLLLRLQENE, translated from the coding sequence ATGGGAGGGTCCGGAAATTTCCCGGATATACGGATCGTTGTTGACGGGGACGCTTGTCCGGTTAAAAGTGAAATAGCAGAGACAGCTTCCCGTTTTCATATTGACGTTATTATGGTATCTTCATATGATCATCTCATTCAGGGCAGCAAGGGCGTAAGCGTTGTTAAAGTAGACCGAAGCGACCAGAGTGCCGATCTCTATATTGCCAATCATATCCGCCGCGGAGATATTGTAACAACCAACGACTATGGTCTTGCTGCACTTGCCTTGGCAAAAGGGTGTGAAGTGATGTCTTTTCGCGGAACGATGTATCGAAACGATTCGATAGACTTCATGCTGGACCGACGCCACACTTCTGCCAAAGAACGGAAAAAAGGACGTTATGGAAAAGGTCCTAAACCGTTTACATTAGAGGATCGTGAAGTTTTTCAACATAAACTGACAAAACTTTTACTTCGCTTGCAGGAGAATGAATAA